One stretch of Pyrenophora tritici-repentis strain M4 chromosome 4, whole genome shotgun sequence DNA includes these proteins:
- a CDS encoding EcKinase multi-domain protein, whose protein sequence is MSKENRPEEVASSLLAANGLQLQSSETIQSLWAGYGKISRLFATSQGSPDTVKSYILKLVTPPPTKANDEGHTRKILSYQVEQYFYSHLAPQMPASLPVAQYLGGIDDHGSDGISRIAMLLSDLRETYSVAGEKRHVLTQTQTLAALDWLSGFHGFWWSRVKDMDLKSLVLPPLQEIQRDGHDAANKTVWLNGGYTYLATRRKEYESLAKDYENEWNEPLTEWVDGEDVSISEIAAAFLSPKTSGWTPIGGYQTLIHGDVKSENLFTSTSGEEVAFYDFQYTGIGLGVCDLAKFFTCSVPMSMLVHDQHVPSELSMQNGEKQLLQRYWTRLKEVGEHEYDWSIFVRHWETALVDWLRFQASWGFWGNTEWLEARVRSILKDQEWRESLISNVDKANIEKSGI, encoded by the coding sequence AATCGCCCGGAGGAGGTCGCTTCATCCCTCTTGGCTGCGAATGGATTACAATTGCAGTCTTCGGAAACCATTCAGTCTCTATGGGCCGGCTATGGCAAGATATCACGGCTTTTTGCGACCTCGCAAGGCTCTCCGGACACCGTAAAATCATACATACTCAAGTTAGTCACTCCTCCACCGACAAAGGCCAACGATGAGGGTCATACTAGGAAGATCCTCAGCTATCAAGTAGAGCAGTACTTCTACAGCCATTTAGCCCCCCAGATGCCTGCATCTTTGCCTGTTGCTCAATATCTAGGAGGCATCGACGACCATGGTTCCGATGGAATCTCTCGAATTGCGATGCTGCTAAGCGATCTCCGAGAAACATATTCTGTAGCCGGTGAGAAACGCCATGTTCTGACACAAACCCAAACATTGGCTGCGCTGGACTGGCTGTCTGGATTTCATGGCTTTTGGTGGTCGAGAGTCAAAGATATGGATCTAAAATCGCTTGTACTACCTCCACTGCAAGAAATTCAGCGCGATGGTCATGACGCTGCCAACAAGACGGTATGGTTAAATGGGGGCTACACGTATCTCGCAACACGACGCAAGGAGTACGAAAGCCTAGCAAAAGACTACGAAAATGAGTGGAACGAACCACTAACTGAGTGGGTGGATGGGGAGGATGTGTCAATATCAGAGATAGCAGCTGCGTTCTTGTCACCAAAGACGTCGGGCTGGACGCCAATCGGAGGATATCAGACACTGATTCATGGCGATGTCAAATCCGAAAACCTGTTCACAAGCACATCTGGCGAAGAAGTTGCGTTTTATGACTTCCAATACACGGGTATCGGCCTCGGAGTTTGCGATCTTGCGAAGTTCTTCACGTGTTCAGTCCCAATGAGTATGCTTGTTCACGACCAACACGTCCCTAGCGAACTGTCGATGCAAAACGGCGAGAAGCAACTACTGCAACGTTACTGGACCAGACTAAAGGAAGTCGGTGAACATGAGTATGATTGGTCTATCTTCGTCCGGCACTGGGAGACAGCACTCGTGGACTGGCTTCGTTTTCAGGCCAGCTGGGGATTCTGGGGAAACACCGAGTGGCTGGAGGCTAGAGTTCGAAGTATCTTGAAAGATCAGGAATGGAGGGAATCCTTGATCAGCAATGTGGACAAAGCCAACATTGAGAAGTCGGGTATATAA